A DNA window from Hemibagrus wyckioides isolate EC202008001 linkage group LG11, SWU_Hwy_1.0, whole genome shotgun sequence contains the following coding sequences:
- the fkbp5 gene encoding peptidyl-prolyl cis-trans isomerase FKBP5 isoform X2, whose product MLHLPAKICIKFLADYSVKRMRQTGDILGNIIVKRHGTEGEKPMIGDKVHVHYTGKLLNGKKFDSSHDHKEPFVFNVGKGQVIKAWDIGVRSMQKGEVCLLMCKPEYAYGSVGSPPKIPPNSTLLFEVELLSFRGEELAEDGGIIRRIKVKGEGYNNPNDGATVHVHLEGKCCGRLFDSRDVTFVVGESEDMGIPLGVDRAMEKMQKGECCLLYLKPKYGYGKEGKPELEIGPNAELFYEVTLKDFQKAKESWEMDLSEKLEQAVLVKQKGTQYFKAGRYYQAVIHYQRIVTWLEMEYGAGREQQQAIQAFLLVANLNLALCYLRLREYSQAVESCNKVVELDSRNEKALYRRGEARLLKNEFSLALADFRQVLHVNPSNRAARCRIAVCQRKIREHHERDKKIYANMFQRFAEHDAKVSLLKRTKEDCGMLDQNCKPGKRPRRSQDGP is encoded by the exons ATTGTGAAGCGGCATGGTACAGAGGGAGAGAAGCCTATGATTGGGGACAAGGTGCATGTCCACTACACTGGAAAATTGCTTAATGGGAAGAAGTTTGACTCCAGTCATGACCATAAGGAACCTTTTGTCTTCAACGTTGGCAAAG GTCAGGTGATCAAAGCATGGGATATTGGTGTGCGCTCCATGCAGAAAGGAGAAGTGTGCCTGCTGATGTGTAAGCCAGAATATGCCTATGGCTCTGTTGGTAGCCCCCCAAAGATCCCTCCGAACTCTACACTATTATTTGAG GTGGAGCTGTTGAGCTTTAGAGGTGAGGAGCTTGCAGAGGATGGCGGAAtcataagaagaataaaagtcaAAGGTGAAGGCTACAACAATCCCAATGATGGAGCCACAGTTCATG TGCACTTGGAGGGAAAATGTTGTGGCCGTTTGTTCGATTCACGGGATGTCACATTCGTGGTGGGAGAATCTGAAGACATGGGTATTCCTCTGGGTGTGGATCGGGCCATGGAGAAGATGCAGAAAGGGGAATGCTGTCTGTTATACTTAAAACCCAA ATATGGCTATGGTAAAGAAGGAAAACCAGAATTGGAAATTGGACCAAACGcagaacttttctatgaagTGACGCTCAAAGATTTTCAAAAG GCCAAAGAATCCTGGGAAATGGACTTGAGTGAGAAACTAGAGCAAGCAGTTTTAGTCAAACAGAAAGGAACCCAGTACTTCAAG GCTGGGCGATACTACCAGGCTGTCATTCATTATCAGCGAATTGTAACATGGCTTGAAATGGAGTATGGAGCTGGAAGGGAGCAACAGCAGGCCATTCAGGCCTTCCTGCTTGTGGCCAATTTAAACTTGGCTCTGTGTTACCTACGCTTGCGTGAATACTCTCAAGCTGTGGAAAGCTGCAACAAG GTAGTAGAGCTGGACTCTAGGAATGAGAAGGCGCTGTATCGGCGTGGAGAGGCTCGCCTGTTGAAGAATGAATTCAGTCTGGCCCTTGCGGACTTCCGTCAAGTTCTGCATGTCAATCCGAGCAACCGTGCAGCCCGTTGCCGGATTGCTGTGTGCCAACGCAAGATACGTGAACACCATGAGCGTGATAAAAAGATCTATGCCAATATGTTCCAGAGGTTTGCTGAACATGATGCCAAG GTAAGCCTATTAAAAAGGACTAAAGAAGATTGTGGCATGCTAGATCAAAACTGCAAGCCTGGAAAAAGACCACGGAGGAGTCAGGACGGCCCCTAA
- the fkbp5 gene encoding peptidyl-prolyl cis-trans isomerase FKBP5 isoform X1: protein MAKFEGVCPTAQSPIALFASQGLDITPNKDQGVCKIVKRHGTEGEKPMIGDKVHVHYTGKLLNGKKFDSSHDHKEPFVFNVGKGQVIKAWDIGVRSMQKGEVCLLMCKPEYAYGSVGSPPKIPPNSTLLFEVELLSFRGEELAEDGGIIRRIKVKGEGYNNPNDGATVHVHLEGKCCGRLFDSRDVTFVVGESEDMGIPLGVDRAMEKMQKGECCLLYLKPKYGYGKEGKPELEIGPNAELFYEVTLKDFQKAKESWEMDLSEKLEQAVLVKQKGTQYFKAGRYYQAVIHYQRIVTWLEMEYGAGREQQQAIQAFLLVANLNLALCYLRLREYSQAVESCNKVVELDSRNEKALYRRGEARLLKNEFSLALADFRQVLHVNPSNRAARCRIAVCQRKIREHHERDKKIYANMFQRFAEHDAKVSLLKRTKEDCGMLDQNCKPGKRPRRSQDGP from the exons ATGGCAAAATTTGAGGGTGTGTGTCCAACTGCACAGTCTCCTATTGCCCTCTTTGCCTCGCAGGGATTAGACATCACACCAAACAAAGACCAGGGAGTGTGCAAG ATTGTGAAGCGGCATGGTACAGAGGGAGAGAAGCCTATGATTGGGGACAAGGTGCATGTCCACTACACTGGAAAATTGCTTAATGGGAAGAAGTTTGACTCCAGTCATGACCATAAGGAACCTTTTGTCTTCAACGTTGGCAAAG GTCAGGTGATCAAAGCATGGGATATTGGTGTGCGCTCCATGCAGAAAGGAGAAGTGTGCCTGCTGATGTGTAAGCCAGAATATGCCTATGGCTCTGTTGGTAGCCCCCCAAAGATCCCTCCGAACTCTACACTATTATTTGAG GTGGAGCTGTTGAGCTTTAGAGGTGAGGAGCTTGCAGAGGATGGCGGAAtcataagaagaataaaagtcaAAGGTGAAGGCTACAACAATCCCAATGATGGAGCCACAGTTCATG TGCACTTGGAGGGAAAATGTTGTGGCCGTTTGTTCGATTCACGGGATGTCACATTCGTGGTGGGAGAATCTGAAGACATGGGTATTCCTCTGGGTGTGGATCGGGCCATGGAGAAGATGCAGAAAGGGGAATGCTGTCTGTTATACTTAAAACCCAA ATATGGCTATGGTAAAGAAGGAAAACCAGAATTGGAAATTGGACCAAACGcagaacttttctatgaagTGACGCTCAAAGATTTTCAAAAG GCCAAAGAATCCTGGGAAATGGACTTGAGTGAGAAACTAGAGCAAGCAGTTTTAGTCAAACAGAAAGGAACCCAGTACTTCAAG GCTGGGCGATACTACCAGGCTGTCATTCATTATCAGCGAATTGTAACATGGCTTGAAATGGAGTATGGAGCTGGAAGGGAGCAACAGCAGGCCATTCAGGCCTTCCTGCTTGTGGCCAATTTAAACTTGGCTCTGTGTTACCTACGCTTGCGTGAATACTCTCAAGCTGTGGAAAGCTGCAACAAG GTAGTAGAGCTGGACTCTAGGAATGAGAAGGCGCTGTATCGGCGTGGAGAGGCTCGCCTGTTGAAGAATGAATTCAGTCTGGCCCTTGCGGACTTCCGTCAAGTTCTGCATGTCAATCCGAGCAACCGTGCAGCCCGTTGCCGGATTGCTGTGTGCCAACGCAAGATACGTGAACACCATGAGCGTGATAAAAAGATCTATGCCAATATGTTCCAGAGGTTTGCTGAACATGATGCCAAG GTAAGCCTATTAAAAAGGACTAAAGAAGATTGTGGCATGCTAGATCAAAACTGCAAGCCTGGAAAAAGACCACGGAGGAGTCAGGACGGCCCCTAA